CAATCTCCTCGTCCGGGGCGATGGCGCGCGCGCCATCGTCCGCCTCACCCCGCACCACAGATTGAGCAACTTCCAGGATCGCCTCCATGGCGGCGCGCTGATGGGTTTCATCGATTGCGCGCTGTTCGCGGGCGCCAGCACGCTCGGTTCGGCCGGCGCGCTGACCGGCGTGACCGTGGATCTCAGCGTGCAGATGGCGGGCGCTGCCGATCCCGGCCACCCGGTCGATG
The sequence above is drawn from the Rhizorhabdus dicambivorans genome and encodes:
- a CDS encoding PaaI family thioesterase; amino-acid sequence: MTAYDSRFLYQPDPDNPGWHQWRLRDEGRFNALFGNLLVRGDGARAIVRLTPHHRLSNFQDRLHGGALMGFIDCALFAGASTLGSAGALTGVTVDLSVQMAGAADPGHPVDAIVEVTRETGRLLFLRGTVEQGDAMIAGYIATIRKARS